A genomic window from Bordetella genomosp. 9 includes:
- the urtE gene encoding urea ABC transporter ATP-binding subunit UrtE: protein MLDVQAINQYYGGSHTLRGVSLDVRQGECLALLGRNGVGKTTLLKCLMGVLPLASGKVLFAGQDVSKLPPHRRAAMGMAYVPQGRDIFARLTVEENIVMGMAAFSGAKARRIKDEVFELFPVLKTMLARRGGDLSGGQQQQLAIARALVAEPKLIIFDEPTEGIQPSIIKDIGRVIRLLRERGDIGILLCEQYFDFAHELADRFVVMSRGEVVARGEQAAMGDAEVRRHLSV from the coding sequence ATGCTGGACGTACAAGCCATCAACCAATACTACGGCGGCAGCCACACGCTGCGCGGCGTGTCGCTGGACGTCCGCCAGGGCGAGTGCCTGGCCCTGCTGGGCCGCAACGGCGTGGGCAAGACCACGCTGCTGAAATGCCTGATGGGCGTACTGCCGCTGGCCAGCGGCAAGGTGCTGTTCGCAGGCCAGGACGTTTCGAAGCTGCCGCCGCACCGGCGGGCCGCCATGGGCATGGCCTACGTGCCGCAGGGCCGCGACATCTTCGCCCGCCTGACGGTGGAAGAAAACATCGTCATGGGCATGGCGGCGTTCTCGGGCGCCAAGGCGCGGCGCATCAAGGACGAAGTCTTCGAACTGTTCCCCGTGCTGAAGACCATGCTGGCGCGCCGCGGCGGCGATCTGTCCGGCGGCCAGCAGCAACAACTGGCCATCGCGAGGGCCCTGGTCGCCGAACCGAAGCTCATCATCTTCGATGAGCCGACCGAAGGCATACAGCCTTCCATCATCAAGGACATCGGCCGCGTCATCCGCCTGCTGCGGGAACGCGGCGACATCGGCATCCTGCTGTGCGAGCAGTACTTCGACTTCGCCCACGAACTGGCCGACCGCTTCGTCGTCATGTCGCGCGGCGAGGTCGTGGCGCGCGGCGAGCAGGCGGCGATGGGCGACGCCGAGGTGAGGCGCCACCTGTCGGTGTGA
- the urtC gene encoding urea ABC transporter permease subunit UrtC, whose protein sequence is MSPSMDLAAMARPPLYSRRAWMALALVALILALPPLLNLAFPPGSPLHMSSYVVALLGKFMCYALAALALDLVWGYAGILSLGHGLFFALGGYAHGMYLMRAIGHDGVYKSDLPDFMVFLNWKSYPWYWSFTEHFWYAALLVVLVPGVLAFVFGYFAFRSRIKGVYFSIITQALTFAAMLLFFRNDTGFGGNNGFTDFKRILGFDITSAGTRAALYWITLAFLGGCLVLARSVTQSKLGRVLTAVRDSESRLRFIGYEPLGFKLFVWTLSAVMCGIAGALYVPQVGIINPGEMSTENSIEMVIWVATGGRGTLIGPILGAGVVNGLKTWFTSVFPEFWLYALGLIFVLVTLFLPQGIVGLVRQLAAARADRRARAQGRPPSMGENADGDRRVTE, encoded by the coding sequence ATGTCCCCTTCCATGGACCTGGCCGCGATGGCGCGGCCACCGCTGTATTCCCGGCGCGCCTGGATGGCGCTGGCCCTGGTGGCGCTGATCCTGGCCCTGCCTCCGCTGCTGAACCTGGCCTTCCCGCCGGGCAGCCCGCTGCACATGTCTTCGTACGTGGTGGCGCTGCTGGGCAAATTCATGTGCTACGCGCTGGCCGCGCTGGCGCTGGACCTGGTGTGGGGCTACGCGGGCATCCTGTCGCTGGGCCACGGCCTGTTCTTCGCGCTGGGCGGCTATGCCCACGGCATGTACCTGATGCGCGCCATCGGCCATGACGGCGTCTACAAGAGCGACCTGCCGGACTTCATGGTGTTCCTGAACTGGAAGTCCTATCCCTGGTACTGGTCGTTCACCGAGCACTTCTGGTACGCCGCCTTGCTGGTGGTGCTGGTGCCGGGCGTACTGGCCTTCGTGTTCGGCTACTTCGCCTTCCGCTCGCGCATCAAGGGCGTGTACTTCTCCATCATCACCCAGGCCCTGACGTTCGCCGCCATGCTGCTGTTCTTCCGCAACGACACGGGCTTCGGCGGCAACAACGGGTTCACGGATTTCAAGCGCATCCTGGGTTTCGACATCACGTCGGCCGGCACCCGCGCGGCGCTGTACTGGATCACCCTGGCCTTCCTGGGCGGCTGCCTGGTGCTGGCGCGGTCGGTCACGCAATCCAAGCTGGGCCGCGTGCTGACCGCCGTCCGCGATTCGGAAAGCCGCCTGCGCTTCATCGGCTATGAGCCGCTGGGCTTCAAGCTGTTCGTCTGGACGCTGTCGGCGGTGATGTGCGGCATCGCCGGCGCCCTCTACGTGCCGCAGGTGGGCATCATCAATCCCGGCGAAATGTCGACCGAGAACTCCATCGAAATGGTGATCTGGGTCGCCACCGGCGGACGCGGCACCCTGATCGGGCCTATCCTGGGCGCGGGCGTCGTCAACGGCCTGAAGACCTGGTTCACCAGCGTGTTTCCGGAGTTCTGGCTGTACGCGCTGGGCCTGATTTTCGTGCTGGTGACGCTGTTCCTGCCGCAGGGCATCGTCGGCCTGGTGCGGCAGCTCGCCGCGGCGCGCGCCGACCGCCGCGCACGCGCGCAAGGCAGGCCGCCGTCCATGGGCGAGAATGCCGACGGCGACAGGAGGGTGACGGAATGA
- a CDS encoding ornithine cyclodeaminase family protein — MAKVDFRILNREQVSGLIPAGAELVDIVARGLQAHAQGKVVLPPKAHVDLDDRFNGHLNILVGWAEPAGLSGVKVISDYVDNYKLGLPSEVAMLTLYDPKTGVPVAIIDATDITTWRTGAVTTIGARHLAPSGSKVLGHIGARGTAFANIALMARQFDLEEVRIHSKRSETRELLAKRVSEELKIKAVAVDSTEAAVRDADIVVEATRLEKPEILIRDAWLKPDCLLVCYGWKMAVDPTTVLTASKVVVDDWRQCCVGGQLHELIVQGKLTRDMLHAEIGEIVDGSRTGREEGDGRIVFWHRGFAISDIMVGRAVIDRAQARGVGASFTLFDGPDE; from the coding sequence ATGGCCAAAGTCGATTTCCGCATCCTCAATCGCGAACAGGTCTCCGGCCTCATACCCGCCGGCGCCGAGCTCGTGGACATTGTCGCCAGGGGATTGCAGGCGCATGCCCAGGGCAAGGTGGTCCTGCCGCCCAAGGCCCATGTGGATCTGGACGACAGGTTCAACGGGCACCTGAATATCCTTGTGGGCTGGGCCGAACCAGCTGGGCTTTCGGGCGTCAAGGTCATCAGCGACTACGTCGACAACTATAAGCTCGGGCTACCGTCGGAAGTGGCGATGCTGACGCTGTACGACCCGAAGACGGGAGTTCCGGTGGCCATTATCGATGCGACGGACATCACGACCTGGAGAACCGGGGCGGTCACCACGATAGGCGCGCGCCACCTGGCGCCATCGGGCAGCAAGGTCCTGGGCCATATCGGCGCACGCGGCACGGCGTTCGCGAACATTGCCCTCATGGCCCGTCAGTTCGACCTGGAAGAAGTCCGCATACACAGCAAGCGCAGCGAAACCCGTGAGCTGCTGGCCAAGCGCGTCAGCGAGGAGCTGAAAATCAAAGCCGTCGCCGTCGACTCCACGGAGGCCGCCGTCCGCGATGCTGACATCGTGGTCGAGGCGACGCGCCTTGAAAAACCGGAAATACTGATCCGGGACGCATGGCTCAAGCCGGACTGCCTGCTGGTGTGCTACGGCTGGAAGATGGCGGTCGACCCCACAACGGTACTGACGGCGTCCAAGGTAGTGGTGGACGATTGGCGCCAGTGCTGCGTCGGCGGCCAGCTGCATGAGCTGATCGTACAAGGCAAGCTGACCCGGGACATGCTCCACGCGGAAATCGGCGAGATCGTCGACGGAAGCCGGACAGGCCGTGAAGAAGGCGATGGTCGCATCGTCTTCTGGCACCGTGGCTTCGCCATCAGCGACATCATGGTCGGCCGCGCCGTTATCGACCGCGCGCAGGCGCGGGGCGTGGGGGCGTCCTTCACCCTGTTCGACGGCCCGGACGAATAG
- a CDS encoding LysR family transcriptional regulator: MRLPQLHYSLRQLRYFVAAAETLSFTAAAKALHISQPSMSTALAELESSFGVQLFIRHHASGLSLTQAGQEMLGRARALLKNAEELQNAARDIDAGLSGDIALGCLTSLAPPLLPGLISRFMKAHTGISFRTREAPQNELLDGLYDGSLDVALTYDIDTGDTIDFQPLLTLPPYVILPKNHPLASRRTIPIPSLLTVPYVMLDLPHSREYFSRLFDSLGERPTPVFQSAQPEVVRGLVANGLGYSILNFPLKSTRTVDGAEFAVRPFSGEVGAITLGIAQAGGMKPRRAVQQFAAYCGEYIRTHYKRRAGRA; the protein is encoded by the coding sequence GTGCGCCTTCCGCAGCTTCATTACTCCCTGCGCCAGCTGCGCTATTTCGTGGCGGCGGCCGAAACCCTCTCGTTCACGGCGGCCGCCAAGGCGCTGCATATCTCGCAGCCGTCCATGTCCACAGCCCTGGCCGAGCTGGAGTCCAGCTTCGGTGTCCAACTGTTCATCCGCCACCACGCGTCAGGACTTTCCCTGACCCAGGCTGGACAGGAGATGCTGGGCCGCGCCCGAGCGCTGCTGAAGAATGCCGAAGAGCTGCAGAACGCCGCGCGGGACATCGATGCGGGCCTGTCCGGCGATATCGCGCTGGGTTGCCTGACGTCCCTGGCGCCGCCGCTGTTGCCGGGCCTGATCAGCCGGTTCATGAAGGCACACACGGGCATCAGCTTCCGCACCCGCGAAGCGCCGCAGAACGAGTTGCTGGATGGGCTGTACGACGGTTCGCTGGACGTCGCACTGACCTACGACATCGACACCGGAGATACCATCGACTTCCAGCCGCTACTGACGCTGCCGCCATACGTTATCCTGCCGAAGAACCATCCACTCGCATCCCGCCGCACCATCCCTATTCCCAGCCTGCTGACGGTGCCTTATGTGATGCTTGACCTGCCTCACAGCCGTGAATATTTCTCGAGGCTTTTCGATTCCCTGGGCGAGCGTCCCACACCCGTATTCCAATCCGCTCAGCCCGAAGTCGTGCGCGGCCTGGTCGCCAACGGCCTGGGATACAGCATCCTGAACTTTCCGTTGAAATCCACCCGCACCGTCGACGGCGCCGAATTCGCGGTCCGTCCCTTCAGCGGGGAAGTCGGCGCGATCACATTGGGCATTGCTCAAGCCGGCGGGATGAAACCCAGGCGCGCGGTGCAGCAATTCGCCGCATACTGCGGCGAGTACATACGCACGCACTATAAGCGGAGAGCGGGCCGCGCATAG
- a CDS encoding enolase C-terminal domain-like protein — MRIIALHEAAFPVQSTMRNAVFSFAEMTTSIVAVKLDPGAGAAPVTGYAFNSTGRYACGQSMRDRFFPRLLRAKPEALLDAAGMLDPAKAVATMLVGEKPGGHAERCIAIGTIETALWDALGKARDLPTAELLARRYRGGSMRQKVSVYVGGGWYRPGGVPRDVADEIRGHQESGYTHVKIKVGGASLDEDLRRIDCALGVLPDSGYLAVDANCKFERDEALTYAAALAPYRLRWFEEPCDPNDYSLMAELASVYAPPLSAGENLYGMQDVVNLVRLGGWRSGQDLIQVDPPQSYGMAAYATMVLDLEARGWPPSSHFPHGGNQMSLALAAGLGLGGCEAYPGVFGSFGGYADGTVVEEGYIHPPQLPGIGFEGHGALYALMRTVGAD; from the coding sequence ATGCGCATCATCGCCCTTCACGAAGCCGCGTTTCCGGTGCAAAGCACCATGCGTAACGCGGTATTCTCCTTCGCGGAGATGACCACCTCGATCGTCGCCGTCAAGCTCGATCCGGGCGCCGGCGCAGCCCCGGTAACCGGCTACGCCTTCAACTCCACCGGCCGCTATGCCTGCGGCCAATCGATGCGCGACCGCTTCTTCCCGCGCCTGCTCCGCGCCAAGCCCGAAGCGCTGCTGGACGCCGCCGGCATGCTCGATCCGGCAAAGGCCGTGGCGACGATGCTGGTCGGCGAAAAGCCTGGCGGCCACGCCGAACGTTGCATCGCCATCGGCACCATCGAGACCGCGCTGTGGGACGCCTTGGGCAAGGCGCGGGACCTGCCCACCGCGGAGCTGCTGGCGCGCCGATACCGCGGCGGCTCGATGCGGCAGAAGGTGTCGGTATACGTGGGCGGCGGATGGTATCGCCCGGGCGGCGTTCCGCGGGACGTGGCCGACGAGATCCGTGGCCACCAGGAAAGCGGCTATACGCACGTCAAGATCAAGGTGGGCGGCGCGTCGCTGGACGAAGACCTGCGGCGCATCGACTGCGCCCTGGGCGTGTTGCCCGACAGCGGGTACCTGGCGGTGGACGCCAACTGCAAATTCGAGCGCGACGAAGCGCTCACCTATGCGGCCGCGCTGGCCCCGTACCGGCTGCGCTGGTTCGAAGAACCATGCGACCCCAACGACTATTCGTTGATGGCGGAGCTCGCCTCCGTCTACGCGCCGCCGCTGTCGGCCGGAGAAAACCTCTACGGCATGCAGGATGTGGTGAACCTGGTTCGCCTGGGCGGCTGGCGTAGCGGACAAGACCTGATCCAGGTGGATCCTCCGCAATCCTATGGCATGGCCGCATACGCCACCATGGTGCTCGATCTGGAAGCGCGGGGCTGGCCGCCGTCCAGCCACTTCCCGCATGGCGGCAACCAGATGTCGCTGGCCCTGGCCGCCGGACTGGGCCTAGGCGGCTGCGAGGCCTATCCCGGTGTGTTCGGCTCCTTCGGCGGCTACGCGGACGGTACGGTGGTGGAAGAAGGCTATATACATCCGCCACAGTTGCCCGGCATCGGCTTCGAGGGCCACGGCGCGCTGTACGCATTGATGCGCACGGTCGGTGCGGATTGA
- the urtD gene encoding urea ABC transporter ATP-binding protein UrtD, which produces MSREAIPPHVPAEPPLPENDGPSGSASYGRVNSKDVDTTHGAILYLDGITVSFDGFKALNNLTLDISVGELRCIIGPNGAGKTTMMDVITGKTRPTSGSAFFGQNIDLTTLNESQIAHAGIGRKFQRPTVFENHTVFENLELAMKTDKRVRPTLFARLDSAQADRIADTLALIRLTAEAYRPAGLLSHGQKQWLEIGMLLMQEPRLLLLDEPVAGMTDAETERTGELLNELRGRHSLMVVEHDMDFVTGIAGDGKVTVLHEGSVLAEGSMAEVQAHPRVIEVYLGR; this is translated from the coding sequence ATGAGCCGCGAAGCAATACCACCACACGTGCCCGCCGAGCCGCCGCTTCCGGAAAACGACGGCCCCAGCGGCAGCGCCAGCTACGGGCGGGTCAATTCCAAGGACGTCGACACCACGCACGGGGCGATCCTGTACCTGGACGGCATCACCGTCAGTTTCGATGGCTTCAAGGCGCTGAACAACCTGACGCTGGACATCAGCGTCGGGGAACTGCGCTGCATCATCGGTCCCAACGGCGCCGGCAAGACGACCATGATGGACGTGATCACCGGCAAGACCCGGCCCACGTCCGGATCGGCCTTCTTCGGCCAGAACATCGACCTGACCACGCTGAACGAGTCGCAGATCGCGCATGCCGGCATCGGCCGCAAATTCCAGCGTCCCACGGTGTTCGAGAACCATACCGTGTTCGAGAACCTGGAATTGGCGATGAAGACCGACAAGCGTGTGCGGCCCACGCTGTTCGCGCGCCTGGACAGCGCGCAGGCGGACCGCATCGCCGACACGCTCGCGCTGATCCGCCTGACGGCGGAAGCCTATCGTCCGGCCGGCCTGCTGTCGCACGGGCAGAAACAGTGGCTGGAGATCGGCATGCTGTTGATGCAGGAGCCGCGCCTGCTGCTGCTGGACGAGCCGGTGGCCGGCATGACCGACGCCGAAACCGAACGCACGGGCGAACTGCTGAACGAACTGCGGGGCCGCCACTCGCTGATGGTGGTGGAGCACGATATGGATTTCGTGACCGGCATCGCCGGCGACGGCAAGGTCACCGTGCTGCACGAAGGCTCGGTCCTGGCCGAAGGCAGCATGGCCGAGGTCCAGGCGCATCCCCGCGTGATCGAAGTGTATCTGGGACGCTAA
- a CDS encoding DUF481 domain-containing protein, with amino-acid sequence MPNPAYAAPCRRIVRFLLLSSLALFAACAQAGTVWMDNGDRISGNILSLDNGILLVNTPYGGDVRLQFKHVKTLQSDKALVIRDKSVEHDYYAKLVSADQGKVLVEGLQRSPDGENEVKTDVALSSLQSITAPKPLLGETSVKGKLDLSIAQKTASVNSQNYAAAFSLDARRGLWRNVLSAAYNRSKDGDDVGTDNYGGDYALDRFLTEKAFWQGRIRYKRDFVEEVSRQTAYGTGPGYQFWDDELGAFSLSALVGRVEYGYSDGGNEGFFAGGLRWNYSRYLSGKQFQVYTNGEFYRALGDAGFGLNGEVGLRYNINSTLSLYVKYARDLVTGTRESMNESIYGTGVGWSF; translated from the coding sequence ATGCCGAACCCCGCCTACGCGGCGCCGTGCCGCCGCATTGTCCGTTTTCTCCTGCTGTCGTCCCTGGCCTTGTTCGCCGCCTGCGCGCAGGCCGGTACCGTGTGGATGGACAACGGCGACCGGATCAGCGGCAATATCCTGTCGCTGGACAACGGCATCCTGTTGGTGAACACGCCCTATGGCGGCGACGTGCGCCTGCAGTTCAAGCATGTCAAGACCCTGCAGAGCGACAAGGCGCTGGTCATCCGCGACAAATCCGTGGAGCACGACTACTACGCCAAGCTGGTGAGCGCCGACCAGGGCAAGGTGCTGGTGGAGGGCTTGCAGCGCAGCCCGGACGGCGAAAACGAGGTCAAGACCGACGTGGCGCTTTCGTCGCTGCAAAGCATCACGGCCCCCAAGCCCCTGCTGGGCGAGACTTCGGTGAAGGGCAAGCTGGACTTGTCGATCGCGCAGAAAACCGCGTCGGTCAATTCCCAGAACTACGCGGCCGCGTTTTCCCTGGATGCGCGCCGAGGCCTGTGGCGCAACGTCCTCAGCGCGGCCTACAACCGCAGCAAGGACGGCGACGACGTCGGTACGGACAACTACGGCGGCGACTATGCGCTGGACCGCTTCCTGACCGAAAAGGCCTTCTGGCAGGGCCGCATCCGCTACAAGCGCGATTTCGTCGAGGAAGTCAGCCGCCAGACCGCCTACGGCACCGGTCCGGGCTATCAGTTCTGGGATGACGAGCTGGGCGCGTTCTCGCTGTCGGCGCTGGTGGGCCGCGTGGAGTACGGCTACAGCGACGGCGGCAACGAAGGCTTCTTCGCCGGCGGCCTGCGCTGGAACTACTCGCGCTACCTGAGCGGCAAGCAGTTCCAGGTGTATACCAACGGCGAATTCTATCGGGCGCTGGGCGATGCCGGCTTCGGCCTGAACGGCGAAGTCGGCCTGCGCTACAACATCAACAGCACCTTGTCGCTGTACGTGAAGTACGCGCGCGACCTGGTCACGGGCACCCGCGAAAGCATGAACGAGTCCATCTACGGTACGGGCGTGGGCTGGAGCTTCTAG
- a CDS encoding LysR family transcriptional regulator: MDLRPVRYFLAVAEKGSISAAAAVLHVAQSAISRQIRLLEESLGGPLFARSVAGVELTDSGLMFLERARFILRELQSATQDVSDFNRGMRGSNRDVRGTVRMSAAPTVGQALYGRTALDFRTRFPQVRLELTESPTEDALHRLSAGTIDMAIVSDPGNQEHIRFTPLMRQEIAVFCQPGSKLAARSSLHARELAKLPIIISLGLRNSLEAQHGAVQPVIQMDGGEGAAQLARAGVGVVVMPGSVSRTSAIWQGLVAVPIRAFSVTRMLALAKGRPVSLAAKAFRGAIEEHVAQCVSEGLFLAA; the protein is encoded by the coding sequence ATGGATCTGCGGCCGGTGCGGTATTTCCTGGCGGTGGCGGAGAAGGGCAGCATCAGCGCGGCCGCCGCGGTGTTGCACGTGGCCCAGTCGGCCATCAGCCGGCAGATACGCCTGCTGGAGGAAAGCCTGGGCGGCCCGCTATTCGCACGCAGTGTCGCCGGCGTGGAGCTGACCGACAGCGGTCTCATGTTCCTGGAGCGTGCCAGATTCATCCTGCGTGAATTGCAGAGCGCCACCCAGGATGTCTCGGATTTCAACCGAGGGATGCGAGGCTCCAATCGCGACGTGCGTGGCACAGTGCGCATGTCGGCGGCTCCGACGGTGGGTCAGGCCCTGTACGGGCGGACCGCGCTGGATTTCCGCACACGATTTCCGCAGGTCCGGCTCGAGCTGACCGAAAGCCCGACCGAGGACGCGTTGCATCGCCTGTCCGCGGGCACCATCGACATGGCTATCGTCTCGGATCCGGGCAACCAGGAACACATTCGCTTCACGCCCTTGATGAGGCAGGAGATCGCCGTCTTCTGCCAACCGGGCAGCAAGCTGGCCGCCCGGTCCAGCCTGCACGCCCGTGAGCTGGCCAAGCTGCCGATCATCATTTCGCTGGGCTTGCGCAACAGCCTCGAAGCGCAGCACGGCGCGGTGCAGCCCGTCATACAGATGGATGGCGGAGAGGGCGCCGCGCAGCTGGCCCGAGCCGGTGTCGGGGTGGTGGTGATGCCGGGGTCGGTCTCGCGGACATCGGCGATCTGGCAGGGCTTGGTGGCGGTGCCGATCCGGGCCTTCTCTGTCACGCGCATGCTTGCCCTTGCCAAGGGGCGACCCGTCAGCCTCGCCGCGAAAGCTTTCCGCGGCGCGATCGAAGAGCACGTGGCCCAGTGCGTAAGCGAAGGCCTGTTTCTGGCGGCCTGA
- a CDS encoding Bug family tripartite tricarboxylate transporter substrate binding protein, translating to MRALITASIMALAAIGTASAQSPDGGYPSKPIHLVVPYPAGGMPDRVARDVAQELQGRLNQPVIVENRSGASGNIGFDYAMRQPADGYTLVLSPASNLATQKALFKSLSYDPQRDFEVVSVLVEAPQILLVNPKVEAESVGQLIAFARAHPGKLSFGTTLGAFSHLAGELMRTQEGISFATIPYQGSNVAVRDLLGGQVDMMFYDSVGSIPLIRGGKVRALGVASSTRLVALPDVPTLDEAGIKGFEAISWYALVTRTGTPDSVVDTLGKELREILASPAFRKRYEEMGASTVSWTTKEAAAFVASETAKWTAVIKTAGVQAN from the coding sequence ATGCGAGCGCTCATCACCGCATCCATCATGGCGCTGGCGGCGATTGGTACCGCCAGCGCGCAAAGTCCGGACGGCGGCTACCCATCCAAGCCCATCCATCTGGTCGTGCCCTATCCGGCCGGCGGAATGCCGGATCGTGTTGCGCGCGACGTCGCCCAGGAACTGCAAGGACGCCTCAACCAGCCTGTGATCGTGGAAAACCGGTCTGGAGCATCGGGCAATATCGGCTTCGATTATGCGATGCGCCAGCCGGCCGACGGCTATACGCTGGTGTTGTCCCCCGCCTCGAACCTGGCAACCCAGAAAGCGTTGTTCAAATCCCTTTCCTATGACCCCCAGCGCGATTTCGAGGTCGTGTCCGTGCTCGTCGAAGCGCCGCAGATATTGCTGGTCAACCCCAAGGTGGAAGCGGAAAGCGTCGGGCAACTGATCGCCTTCGCCCGCGCGCACCCTGGCAAGCTGAGCTTCGGCACCACGCTGGGCGCATTCTCGCACCTGGCGGGCGAACTGATGCGGACCCAAGAGGGAATCAGCTTCGCGACCATTCCATACCAGGGGAGCAATGTGGCCGTGCGCGATCTCCTCGGCGGCCAGGTGGACATGATGTTCTACGACAGTGTGGGTTCGATCCCCCTGATACGCGGCGGCAAGGTGCGCGCCCTGGGCGTGGCGTCCTCCACGCGGCTGGTGGCCCTGCCAGACGTGCCGACCCTGGACGAAGCGGGAATCAAGGGGTTCGAGGCCATATCCTGGTACGCGCTCGTGACCCGCACCGGCACCCCGGACTCGGTGGTGGATACGCTCGGCAAGGAACTGCGGGAGATCCTGGCATCCCCTGCCTTCCGCAAGCGCTACGAAGAAATGGGAGCGTCGACCGTCTCGTGGACGACCAAAGAGGCCGCGGCCTTCGTGGCATCCGAAACCGCCAAATGGACCGCGGTAATCAAAACCGCCGGCGTGCAGGCCAACTAA
- a CDS encoding Bug family tripartite tricarboxylate transporter substrate binding protein, giving the protein MATMDKAPRASRSAWARRAKRTRHKHPGWGAIALATLLSGTTVHAEYPEKPVRAIVPFAAGAGADIASRFMAEKLSAMWGKGVVVENQVGANSIIGAQQVARAPADGYTLLVPNDTTLAANPWLYARLPYAPLKDFAPIALIGETPFVLVASPRLPARSVKELVELARARPGAINFGSSGLASAQHLPMEMLMHSAHIKLTHVPYKSASDAAVGVVSDQIQVMFAGVSAVLPFLQSGRLVPLAVSTAGRLAVLPQVPTIAESGYPGFRYGAWLGFVAPAGTPAAIVNKINADVNSVLRRPETRQRLTELGFLPAAPATPDAFRTFISDETERYGTLIRAAGIEQTR; this is encoded by the coding sequence ATGGCCACCATGGACAAGGCGCCGCGCGCGTCACGATCCGCCTGGGCGCGGCGAGCGAAACGGACCCGGCACAAGCATCCAGGCTGGGGCGCGATCGCGTTGGCCACCCTGCTGTCGGGCACCACCGTCCATGCCGAGTACCCTGAAAAGCCGGTGCGCGCCATCGTGCCATTCGCGGCGGGCGCGGGTGCCGACATCGCGTCGCGCTTCATGGCCGAAAAGCTGAGCGCGATGTGGGGCAAGGGCGTGGTCGTGGAAAACCAGGTCGGCGCCAATAGCATCATCGGCGCACAGCAGGTCGCTCGCGCCCCCGCCGACGGCTATACGCTGCTGGTTCCCAACGACACTACCCTGGCGGCCAACCCATGGTTGTATGCCAGGCTTCCCTATGCCCCCTTGAAGGACTTCGCGCCCATCGCGCTGATCGGCGAGACGCCCTTTGTGCTGGTGGCGTCGCCGCGACTCCCGGCGCGCTCGGTGAAGGAACTGGTCGAGCTGGCGCGAGCCAGGCCCGGCGCGATCAACTTCGGCTCCAGCGGCCTGGCCAGCGCGCAGCATCTGCCGATGGAAATGCTGATGCACAGCGCGCACATCAAGTTGACGCATGTTCCGTACAAGAGCGCATCGGATGCGGCGGTCGGCGTCGTGAGCGACCAGATACAGGTGATGTTCGCGGGAGTGTCGGCGGTGCTGCCATTCCTGCAGTCCGGCAGGCTGGTCCCGCTGGCGGTAAGCACGGCCGGAAGGCTTGCCGTCCTGCCCCAGGTGCCCACGATAGCCGAGTCGGGCTACCCCGGCTTCCGTTATGGCGCATGGCTGGGTTTCGTGGCGCCCGCCGGCACGCCGGCGGCCATCGTGAACAAGATAAATGCCGACGTCAACAGCGTGCTGCGCCGGCCGGAGACACGCCAACGGCTGACCGAACTCGGCTTCCTGCCCGCCGCGCCGGCCACACCGGACGCCTTCCGCACGTTCATCAGCGACGAGACCGAACGCTACGGCACGCTGATCCGCGCCGCCGGCATCGAACAGACTCGCTGA